Proteins encoded together in one Dechloromonas sp. HYN0024 window:
- a CDS encoding DUF4124 domain-containing protein, whose translation MTRCSLALLIALLPLSASAQSIYKCVDASGSTTYSSTRLEKNCKVISSSPEGSAPAPAPARARAPGAAANPTQAGFPRVQEDTQKARDGDRRHILEQELAGEQRNLEQARKELADQEVARTPSDRLSGYRERVGQHERNIQAIQKELAVSR comes from the coding sequence ATGACACGCTGCTCGCTTGCCTTGCTTATCGCCTTGTTGCCGCTCTCGGCCTCGGCCCAGTCCATCTATAAGTGCGTTGACGCCAGCGGCAGCACGACCTACTCGAGTACGCGGCTGGAAAAGAACTGCAAGGTCATTTCCTCCAGCCCGGAAGGTTCCGCACCCGCACCCGCGCCTGCCCGTGCCCGGGCACCCGGCGCTGCGGCGAATCCGACCCAGGCGGGCTTCCCGCGTGTTCAGGAAGATACCCAGAAGGCGCGTGACGGTGACCGCCGCCATATCCTTGAGCAGGAACTGGCCGGCGAACAGCGCAACCTCGAGCAGGCCAGGAAGGAACTGGCCGACCAGGAAGTGGCCCGTACGCCAAGCGACCGCCTGTCTGGCTATCGCGAGCGCGTCGGCCAGCATGAGCGAAATATCCAGGCGATCCAGAAAGAACTGGCGGTCAGCCGATAG